From a single Fulvivirga ulvae genomic region:
- the rplU gene encoding 50S ribosomal protein L21: MYAIVDIAGKQFKVTKDQFVYAPKMDGEEGASVEFDKVLLFGDDKTVEVGAPLLKGAKVAGKILGHVKGDKVVVFKKKRRKGYKKRNGHRQEFTKVLIENISK, from the coding sequence ATGTACGCAATAGTTGACATAGCCGGAAAGCAGTTCAAAGTAACAAAAGACCAATTCGTATACGCTCCAAAGATGGACGGCGAAGAAGGCGCTTCCGTTGAGTTCGACAAAGTTCTGTTGTTTGGTGATGACAAAACGGTCGAAGTAGGTGCACCATTACTAAAAGGTGCTAAAGTAGCAGGTAAGATCCTGGGACATGTTAAAGGTGACAAGGTTGTGGTTTTCAAAAAGAAAAGAAGGAAAGGCTACAAGAAAAGAAACGGTCACCGTCAAGAATTTACTAAGGTTTTAATCGAGAACATTTCAAAATAA
- a CDS encoding oligosaccharide flippase family protein, translating into MFRSKLLLKNFTWLSISQGANFLIPLIIYPYLLRIIEIEEFGLVAFAQAVVSYFIHLVDYGFSISAVREVSLNRNNTNKISKIFSKLYFTKITLLLASFLAFYLLVIFIPAWSNYSLLFLSSFSIVIGQMLLPTWFFQGIERMSSVALMNIISKALFTVFIILFINGSNDFMWVNFYLGASQALVGLIAIWIILVKYGVKIIYPSSSLIIDQLKVNRSIFLSMFSTFIAGNSNLLILGFIADPISTGYYAIVEKILLAIRAPAVLLYQTIFPKVCLLAEKSFDQLISFLQIIVRLSLIGFIPMWIVVYIFTDDIVQLFSGEYLKQSSHLLKIVSLIPLLAALSIPATQTMLAYNFKRSYANITIGGAIFNITINIILVSAFSAYGSAFAALTTELFITFMLFLNLRLFHREHSVFGVFELSR; encoded by the coding sequence ATGTTTCGGAGTAAACTATTACTTAAAAATTTTACCTGGCTTTCTATTTCCCAGGGAGCCAACTTTCTAATCCCTCTGATTATATATCCCTACTTACTACGGATCATCGAGATTGAAGAGTTTGGACTTGTAGCATTTGCACAGGCAGTAGTAAGTTATTTTATCCATTTAGTTGATTATGGCTTTTCTATTTCAGCAGTACGCGAAGTATCCTTAAACAGGAATAATACGAATAAGATCTCCAAAATATTCAGCAAGCTATATTTCACAAAAATCACGCTGTTGCTGGCAAGTTTTTTGGCTTTTTACCTGTTAGTGATCTTCATTCCGGCATGGAGCAATTACTCACTGCTCTTTTTATCCAGTTTTTCAATTGTTATTGGGCAAATGCTTCTTCCAACCTGGTTTTTCCAAGGGATAGAAAGAATGAGTAGCGTAGCGCTGATGAATATTATTTCAAAAGCATTGTTCACTGTATTTATTATTTTATTCATCAATGGAAGTAATGATTTTATGTGGGTCAATTTCTATTTAGGAGCAAGCCAAGCCCTGGTAGGATTAATTGCAATATGGATAATTCTGGTTAAGTACGGGGTTAAGATCATTTACCCATCTTCTTCACTCATTATAGATCAGCTTAAGGTGAACAGGTCTATATTTTTGTCGATGTTTTCGACTTTTATAGCTGGCAATTCAAACTTGTTAATACTTGGTTTCATAGCCGACCCTATAAGTACGGGTTATTACGCCATTGTTGAAAAAATACTTTTGGCAATCCGCGCTCCTGCGGTATTGTTATACCAAACCATATTTCCAAAGGTATGCCTGCTAGCCGAAAAGTCTTTTGATCAACTTATCTCATTTCTCCAAATTATTGTCAGACTGAGCTTGATAGGCTTTATACCTATGTGGATAGTTGTTTACATCTTTACTGATGACATAGTACAATTATTCTCGGGAGAGTACCTGAAACAATCCTCACACTTGCTTAAGATCGTCAGCCTCATCCCATTACTGGCTGCATTAAGTATTCCAGCAACACAGACAATGCTGGCATATAACTTTAAAAGAAGCTATGCCAATATCACGATCGGGGGAGCCATTTTCAATATTACAATTAATATAATCCTAGTTTCAGCTTTCTCAGCTTACGGCAGTGCCTTTGCAGCCTTAACTACAGAGCTATTTATCACCTTTATGCTATTTCTAAACTTAAGGTTATTTCATAGGGAGCATTCAGTATTTGGCGTATTCGAACTAAGCAGGTAG
- a CDS encoding SusD/RagB family nutrient-binding outer membrane lipoprotein, translating into MRKLLYISLLTLFFVGCDDRLEDLNTDKRNPAEVDPTSLFTRALRESVDMMVSISVNNNPFNLYAQYWAQTTYPDESQYNLTGRSIPRNFWRNGYRESLSNLKNAKGLIQEQIESGVTGLPEAVLQNRIACIDIMQGYIYSVMVDAFGNIPYTEALDPDNLSPAYDDARTIYNSIVSNLDAATAAIDAGAAGFPTEQDPMYEGEMSNWVKFANSLKFRMGMRLADVDKSASVTIVNAALSAGVFTSNDDNAAMTYYGASPNTSPIYEDLVLSGRQDFVAANTIVDKMNTLNDPRREVYFRENLGAGVFEGGTYGDANNYSGFTQVGDILHTPELKGVILNYAEIQFLKAEAAERGGYNVSSGSSAAADYYNSGIMASFDQWGAEGSSSYISQIDVAYASAPGDWRQKIGVQMWLALYNQGFEGWTTWRRLDFDGFNAPPGMTVGDIPLRFTYPLEEAQLNGEEYAKAGAAIGGDDVSTKVFWDVL; encoded by the coding sequence ATGAGAAAATTACTATATATATCACTTCTTACCCTCTTTTTTGTAGGGTGTGATGATCGATTAGAGGATCTTAACACGGACAAAAGAAATCCGGCTGAGGTTGATCCTACATCTTTGTTTACAAGAGCATTACGCGAGTCGGTGGATATGATGGTTAGCATCAGTGTTAACAACAATCCATTTAACCTATATGCTCAGTACTGGGCGCAAACCACCTATCCTGATGAGAGTCAGTATAACTTAACTGGTAGATCTATTCCAAGAAACTTCTGGAGGAATGGATATCGTGAGTCGCTTAGCAATTTGAAAAATGCCAAGGGGTTAATTCAGGAACAGATCGAATCTGGTGTAACAGGGCTGCCTGAAGCAGTTCTGCAAAATAGAATTGCTTGTATAGATATAATGCAGGGATATATTTATTCGGTCATGGTAGATGCTTTTGGGAATATACCTTATACTGAAGCTCTTGACCCTGACAATTTGAGTCCGGCATATGATGATGCAAGAACTATTTATAATAGCATTGTTTCTAATCTGGATGCCGCAACCGCAGCCATTGATGCTGGTGCAGCAGGGTTTCCTACTGAGCAAGATCCTATGTATGAAGGTGAAATGAGCAACTGGGTTAAGTTTGCTAATTCTCTGAAATTCAGAATGGGTATGAGGCTTGCTGATGTGGATAAGTCGGCATCAGTAACCATTGTTAACGCGGCTTTATCTGCAGGTGTATTCACCAGCAACGATGATAATGCAGCTATGACGTATTATGGTGCTTCTCCAAATACCAGCCCGATCTATGAAGATTTGGTACTTAGTGGAAGACAAGATTTTGTAGCTGCTAACACCATTGTTGATAAAATGAACACTTTAAATGATCCTAGGAGGGAAGTTTATTTCAGAGAAAACCTTGGTGCTGGGGTATTTGAAGGTGGTACTTACGGTGATGCTAATAATTATTCTGGGTTTACTCAGGTGGGAGACATACTTCATACTCCTGAGTTGAAGGGCGTCATTTTAAACTATGCTGAGATTCAATTTTTGAAAGCTGAAGCTGCTGAAAGAGGCGGATATAATGTTAGTAGTGGCTCTAGTGCTGCAGCCGACTATTATAATTCAGGTATTATGGCTTCTTTTGATCAGTGGGGAGCAGAGGGATCTTCTTCTTATATATCTCAAATTGATGTTGCCTATGCTTCAGCTCCTGGTGATTGGAGACAAAAAATTGGTGTTCAGATGTGGCTCGCTCTTTACAACCAGGGATTTGAAGGATGGACTACTTGGAGAAGGTTAGATTTCGACGGTTTTAATGCACCTCCGGGAATGACCGTTGGCGATATACCTTTAAGGTTTACATACCCTCTTGAAGAGGCTCAGTTAAATGGCGAAGAGTATGCTAAAGCTGGTGCTGCTATAGGTGGGGATGATGTTTCTACCAAAGTCTTCTGGGACGTATTATAA
- a CDS encoding ribonucleoside-diphosphate reductase small subunit yields MSDNETGAVEPILKENKNRFVLFPIKHDDIWEFYKKAEASFWTAEEIDLSQDMRDWNNLSDGERHFISHVLAFFAASDGIVNENLAEHFVAEVQYTEAKFFYGFQIAIENIHSETYSLLIDTYVKDAGEKDKLFNAIETMDCVKKKADWALRWIDEGSFQERLVAFAAVEGIFFSGSFCSIFWLKKRGLMPGLSFSNELISRDEGLHCDFACLIYNNHVVNKLPKETIINIIKDAVSIEKEFVTDALPVSLIGMNADLMCQYIEFVADRLLLELVGEKAYGATNPFDFMEMISLQGKTNFFEKRVGDYQKAGVMKGNKDDDAPKFSLDEDF; encoded by the coding sequence ATGAGTGATAATGAAACTGGAGCTGTAGAGCCAATTCTTAAAGAAAATAAAAATCGCTTTGTACTGTTTCCCATAAAGCATGACGATATATGGGAGTTTTACAAGAAAGCCGAAGCGAGTTTCTGGACCGCAGAAGAGATTGACTTAAGTCAGGATATGAGAGACTGGAATAATTTGTCAGATGGAGAAAGACACTTTATTTCGCATGTTCTGGCTTTTTTTGCCGCCAGTGATGGTATTGTAAATGAAAACCTTGCGGAACATTTTGTTGCAGAGGTGCAATATACCGAAGCCAAGTTTTTCTATGGCTTTCAAATAGCTATAGAAAACATTCATTCCGAAACTTATTCGCTTCTGATTGACACTTACGTAAAAGATGCTGGTGAAAAGGACAAACTTTTCAATGCTATCGAGACTATGGATTGTGTTAAGAAAAAGGCTGACTGGGCTTTACGATGGATTGATGAAGGGAGTTTTCAGGAAAGGCTTGTTGCATTTGCTGCAGTTGAAGGAATCTTCTTTTCCGGAAGCTTCTGTTCTATCTTTTGGTTGAAAAAGCGAGGCCTGATGCCCGGATTAAGTTTTTCAAATGAACTTATATCACGAGATGAAGGCTTGCACTGCGACTTCGCCTGCTTGATTTATAATAATCATGTAGTAAACAAGTTACCTAAAGAAACGATTATCAATATTATCAAAGATGCTGTAAGTATTGAGAAAGAATTTGTCACTGATGCTCTGCCTGTAAGTCTGATAGGCATGAATGCTGACCTCATGTGCCAATACATTGAATTTGTTGCTGACCGATTATTGTTAGAGTTGGTAGGTGAAAAGGCATATGGAGCAACAAATCCTTTTGACTTTATGGAAATGATTTCCCTGCAGGGAAAAACTAACTTTTTCGAAAAGAGGGTTGGAGATTATCAAAAAGCTGGCGTAATGAAAGGAAATAAAGACGATGACGCTCCAAAATTCTCATTAGATGAAGATTTTTAA
- a CDS encoding SusC/RagA family TonB-linked outer membrane protein, giving the protein MRKLLLFMSFFLVSFITWGQDRTVSGKVTSLDDGSTLPGVNVILKGTSTGTVTDIDGNYKLSVPSEGGTLIFSFVGLETQEVEVGSRSVIDVQMASDVKQLSEVVVTALNVSREKASLGYSQQTLEADAVSKVKESNFINSLSGKVAGVQVRTNNTMGGSTNITIRGNSSFSNNQPLFVIDGVPVSNETNNSANQQAGGYGYDYGNPAADINPEDIASMSVLKGAAATALYGSRGQNGVILITTKKGTKRKGIGVTFTSGVTIGKINKDTFIEYQDQYGAGYGKYYGDNGYFEEEDIDGDGVIDYIVPTTEDGSYGGQFNPNLNVYHWDSFVPESPNFGQKRPWVAAENTPVDFFETQTTWNNSIAFAGGNEKTTFRMSYTNLDMEDILPNSEMTKHTINFTGSSKLTDKLTADIMFQYNIQDVVGRFSTGYSDNLMTQFRQWWQVNVDVKALEDIYHQTHRNYTWNPADYTNPLQPIYWDNPYWTRYENYNSDNRDRTLSKVGLSYQFTDWLSANVSASIDSYTEVREERRAVGSIATGFGVNLTDESSGYQRTNIESAEYNYNAMLSANKQLTDDVSLAGFIGFNLRKENYDYSQASTSGGLAVPGLYSLSNSVSTNPFPYEYLWEKEVYGYFANANVGYRNFVYLDANYRTDISSALPVDNNQYNYYSVGLGFVFSELIDLDWMDFGKVRASYGTVGNDTRPLRVNDVYLREDNFGNAILTRLPYTKNNQDLLPEETEEIEFGLQFTGLDRRLNVDVAYYKRNTFDQLLGIDISSTTGYSRKYVNAGDIENRGIELVVGGDIVRTDDLKFNTTINYTRNRSEVIELLAGANNYVFQSFQGGVSANATVGEPFGVLRGTGFEYLNGEKVVNSSGYYKAVADQIIGDPNPDWVMGINNTVSYKGLSLGFLVDIQKGGDVYSLDMHYGQGTGLTANTVGNNDRGVPLRSPVSEGGGVLNPGVTETGEANTTYADATSYSGAFYWGNATRNPGALTIYDASYVKLRELSLSYRLPSSITESFANRVDLSLVGRNLWIIHKNVPYADPESGLGVGAAQGYLSGSYPTVRTMGFKVEVEF; this is encoded by the coding sequence ATGAGGAAACTATTACTATTTATGAGTTTCTTCTTGGTCTCATTTATTACATGGGGTCAGGACAGGACTGTTTCTGGGAAGGTTACGTCATTGGATGACGGTTCTACTCTTCCTGGAGTGAACGTAATTTTAAAAGGGACATCTACCGGTACCGTTACCGATATAGATGGCAATTACAAACTTAGTGTTCCTTCCGAAGGAGGCACTTTGATCTTTTCATTTGTTGGTTTGGAGACTCAGGAAGTTGAAGTGGGTTCCAGATCAGTGATTGATGTGCAAATGGCATCAGATGTTAAACAACTTAGTGAAGTTGTTGTAACGGCTCTTAACGTTTCGAGAGAGAAGGCTTCTTTAGGCTACTCTCAGCAAACTCTGGAGGCCGATGCTGTTAGCAAAGTAAAAGAATCTAACTTTATTAACTCACTATCCGGAAAAGTTGCCGGTGTACAGGTTAGAACTAACAACACTATGGGAGGTTCTACCAACATCACTATTCGTGGTAACTCATCGTTCAGTAACAACCAGCCTTTATTCGTAATTGATGGTGTTCCTGTAAGTAACGAAACTAATAACTCTGCTAATCAGCAGGCAGGTGGGTATGGTTATGACTATGGTAACCCGGCTGCTGACATCAATCCTGAAGATATTGCTTCAATGTCAGTGCTGAAAGGTGCTGCAGCTACAGCTTTGTATGGTTCAAGGGGACAGAATGGAGTAATCTTAATTACAACAAAGAAGGGTACCAAAAGAAAAGGTATTGGTGTGACTTTCACTAGTGGTGTCACTATCGGTAAGATCAATAAGGATACATTTATCGAATATCAGGATCAGTATGGTGCTGGCTACGGTAAATATTACGGAGATAATGGGTACTTCGAAGAGGAAGATATAGATGGCGATGGTGTAATTGACTACATTGTACCTACTACAGAAGATGGTTCTTATGGAGGACAGTTTAATCCAAACCTTAATGTGTATCATTGGGATTCTTTTGTGCCTGAGTCACCAAACTTTGGCCAAAAACGTCCTTGGGTAGCGGCGGAAAATACTCCGGTTGATTTCTTTGAAACACAAACTACATGGAATAATAGTATAGCATTTGCCGGTGGTAATGAAAAGACTACCTTCCGTATGAGCTACACAAATTTGGATATGGAGGACATCCTTCCTAATAGTGAAATGACTAAGCATACTATTAACTTTACAGGATCTTCAAAGCTGACTGATAAGCTAACCGCTGATATAATGTTCCAATACAACATTCAGGATGTGGTAGGTCGTTTCTCAACTGGTTATAGCGATAACCTAATGACGCAATTCCGTCAGTGGTGGCAGGTGAACGTTGATGTTAAAGCGCTTGAAGATATTTATCATCAAACACACCGTAACTATACATGGAACCCTGCAGACTACACAAACCCATTGCAACCAATTTATTGGGATAACCCTTACTGGACTAGATATGAGAACTACAACTCAGATAACAGAGATCGTACGCTCTCCAAAGTCGGTTTAAGCTACCAGTTCACTGATTGGTTAAGTGCAAATGTATCGGCTTCAATTGACTCTTATACTGAAGTAAGGGAAGAAAGAAGAGCAGTTGGTAGTATCGCTACAGGTTTTGGAGTTAACCTTACAGATGAAAGTTCCGGGTATCAAAGAACCAACATTGAGAGTGCTGAGTACAATTATAACGCCATGTTATCTGCAAATAAGCAACTTACTGATGACGTTTCTTTGGCAGGATTTATCGGCTTCAACTTAAGAAAGGAAAACTATGATTACAGTCAGGCTTCAACCAGCGGTGGATTAGCTGTACCAGGATTGTACTCCCTAAGCAATTCAGTATCAACAAACCCATTTCCTTATGAGTATCTTTGGGAGAAAGAAGTTTACGGATACTTTGCCAATGCTAATGTAGGCTACAGAAACTTCGTGTACTTGGATGCTAACTATAGAACGGATATTTCTTCTGCCTTGCCAGTAGACAATAATCAGTATAACTATTACTCTGTTGGTTTAGGTTTTGTGTTTTCAGAGTTGATCGATCTGGATTGGATGGATTTTGGTAAAGTGCGTGCCAGCTATGGTACAGTGGGTAACGATACAAGACCATTAAGAGTGAACGATGTTTACCTGCGTGAAGATAATTTTGGTAATGCCATTCTTACTCGTTTGCCATATACTAAAAATAACCAAGACCTTTTGCCTGAAGAAACTGAGGAGATTGAATTTGGTTTGCAATTCACAGGTTTAGATCGCAGACTTAATGTAGATGTTGCTTATTATAAGAGAAATACTTTTGATCAGTTACTAGGTATTGATATTTCATCAACTACTGGTTATTCAAGAAAGTACGTAAACGCTGGTGACATTGAAAACAGAGGTATAGAATTAGTTGTTGGTGGAGACATTGTTAGGACTGATGACCTAAAGTTTAATACAACTATTAACTATACAAGAAACAGAAGTGAAGTAATTGAATTGCTTGCAGGAGCTAATAATTATGTATTCCAAAGCTTCCAGGGTGGTGTATCTGCCAACGCAACGGTAGGAGAACCTTTCGGAGTATTAAGAGGAACAGGGTTTGAATACCTTAATGGAGAGAAAGTAGTAAACTCAAGTGGTTATTATAAAGCTGTCGCCGATCAGATTATTGGTGACCCTAATCCGGATTGGGTAATGGGTATTAATAATACTGTTTCGTATAAAGGATTAAGCTTGGGCTTTCTTGTTGATATTCAAAAAGGTGGAGATGTTTACTCTCTTGATATGCACTATGGTCAGGGAACCGGTTTAACTGCTAATACAGTAGGAAATAATGACAGAGGTGTTCCTTTGAGAAGTCCTGTTTCTGAGGGAGGTGGTGTATTGAATCCAGGAGTAACAGAAACTGGTGAAGCAAATACAACTTATGCTGACGCTACGTCTTATAGTGGAGCTTTCTATTGGGGAAATGCTACCCGTAACCCAGGTGCTCTTACCATTTACGATGCATCCTATGTAAAACTTAGAGAGCTTTCATTATCTTACCGTCTGCCTTCTAGCATTACAGAGTCATTTGCAAATAGAGTAGACCTTTCATTAGTAGGTAGAAACCTATGGATTATTCATAAAAATGTGCCATACGCAGACCCTGAGTCAGGATTAGGTGTAGGTGCTGCTCAAGGATATCTATCCGGCTCTTACCCTACCGTACGTACTATGGGCTTCAAGGTAGAAGTTGAATTTTAA
- a CDS encoding ribonucleoside-diphosphate reductase subunit alpha: MLVIKRDGRRESVKFDKVTARIEKLCYGLDLNYIEPVDIAKKVINGIYDGVTTVELDNLAAETAASLTTKHPDFALLAARIAISNLHKVTSKSFSNTMKRLYTYVDPKTGENAPLLSKEAYGVIKKHAALLDSSIIYDRDFSYDYFGFKTLERSYLMKIDGKIVERPQHMLMRVAVGIHMDDIEAAIETYNLLSEKWFTHATPTLFNAGTPKPQLSSCFLLTMQDDSIDGIYDTLKQCAKISQSAGGIGLSIHNIRATGSYIKGTGGVSNGIVPMLRNFDMTARYVDQGGGKRKGSFAIYLEPWHADIFDFLDLKKNHGKEELRARDLFYALWISDLFMKRVEDNDVWSLFCPNEAPGLSESYGDDFEKLYTKYEREGKYRKQVKAQDLWFEILEAQIETGTPYMLYKDAANKKSNQKNLGTIKSSNLCTEIMEYTAPDEVAVCNLASIALPKFVTEDGKFDHKKLYEITKVITRNLNKVIDINYYPVEEAKKSNLRHRPIGIGVQGLADTFLMLKMPFDSDEARGLNKHIHETIYFAAMTASMELAKEHGPYETFKGSPVSKGIFQFDMWGVSPDSGRWDWDSLKKEVKKSGVRNSLLLAPMPTASTSQILGNNECFEPYTSNIYTRRTLSGEFIIVNKHLMKDLIGLGLWNDGMKNRLIEANGSIQNIPEIPQHIKDLYRTVWEISQKAIIDMAADRGAYICQSQSMNVHIQDPNFGKLTSMHFYAWKKGLKTGMYYLRSKAAASAIQFTVDKSAKQQPAANQPVATNEDQKRADMVCSLDNPDACEACGS; this comes from the coding sequence ATGCTAGTAATAAAAAGAGATGGAAGACGGGAGTCCGTGAAGTTCGACAAAGTAACGGCCCGCATTGAAAAATTATGCTATGGACTGGACCTCAACTACATTGAGCCGGTTGATATAGCAAAAAAGGTGATCAACGGTATTTATGATGGAGTAACAACAGTAGAGTTGGACAACCTGGCAGCAGAAACAGCAGCCTCATTGACAACTAAACATCCTGATTTTGCCTTACTGGCTGCCAGAATAGCAATTTCCAACCTTCATAAGGTTACAAGCAAGTCCTTTTCGAACACTATGAAAAGGCTCTACACTTATGTAGATCCTAAAACAGGAGAAAATGCACCGCTACTTTCTAAAGAAGCATATGGGGTTATCAAGAAACATGCGGCATTATTAGATTCATCGATCATTTATGATCGTGATTTTAGCTATGACTACTTTGGGTTTAAAACATTGGAGCGCTCTTACCTGATGAAAATCGATGGTAAGATTGTGGAAAGGCCACAGCACATGCTCATGAGGGTTGCTGTTGGTATCCACATGGATGATATAGAAGCCGCTATTGAAACTTACAACTTACTAAGCGAAAAGTGGTTTACCCATGCTACTCCTACTCTTTTTAATGCAGGTACTCCAAAACCTCAGCTCTCCTCTTGCTTCCTGTTGACTATGCAGGATGACAGTATTGACGGTATTTATGATACATTAAAACAGTGTGCCAAAATATCTCAATCAGCCGGAGGAATTGGTTTAAGTATTCATAATATAAGAGCAACAGGTTCATATATTAAAGGAACTGGTGGGGTTTCCAATGGTATTGTTCCTATGCTTAGAAACTTTGATATGACAGCTCGCTATGTTGATCAGGGTGGTGGAAAGAGAAAAGGTAGTTTTGCCATTTATCTTGAACCATGGCACGCCGATATATTTGATTTCCTTGACCTGAAGAAAAATCACGGCAAGGAAGAGCTTAGAGCAAGAGATCTTTTCTATGCTCTATGGATTTCAGATCTTTTCATGAAGAGAGTAGAAGACAATGACGTTTGGTCACTATTCTGCCCTAATGAAGCTCCCGGCCTTTCTGAGAGCTATGGTGATGATTTTGAAAAATTATACACAAAATACGAAAGAGAAGGTAAATACAGAAAGCAGGTAAAAGCACAAGACCTTTGGTTTGAAATACTTGAAGCTCAGATAGAAACAGGTACACCTTATATGTTGTACAAAGATGCTGCGAACAAGAAATCTAACCAGAAAAATCTGGGTACCATAAAGTCAAGTAACCTATGTACAGAAATCATGGAGTACACTGCTCCTGATGAGGTTGCGGTATGTAACCTGGCATCTATTGCCTTGCCAAAATTTGTTACTGAAGATGGTAAGTTCGACCACAAAAAGCTTTACGAGATTACAAAAGTGATCACCAGAAACCTCAATAAGGTGATTGATATCAACTATTACCCTGTTGAAGAGGCAAAAAAATCAAATCTCAGACATAGGCCAATAGGTATAGGTGTACAGGGACTAGCGGATACTTTCCTGATGTTGAAGATGCCGTTTGATTCTGATGAAGCCCGTGGTTTAAACAAGCATATTCACGAAACGATCTATTTTGCTGCAATGACAGCTTCAATGGAACTTGCAAAAGAGCATGGTCCATATGAAACCTTCAAAGGTTCACCCGTATCTAAAGGAATATTCCAGTTTGACATGTGGGGTGTAAGCCCTGATTCCGGAAGGTGGGATTGGGACAGCCTTAAAAAAGAGGTCAAGAAAAGTGGAGTAAGAAATTCATTGCTTCTGGCACCGATGCCTACTGCATCAACTTCTCAGATACTGGGAAACAATGAATGCTTTGAGCCATATACTTCAAATATCTATACCCGAAGAACTCTTTCAGGAGAATTCATCATTGTAAATAAGCACTTGATGAAAGATCTGATCGGCCTTGGTCTTTGGAATGATGGCATGAAAAACAGACTGATAGAAGCAAACGGTTCTATTCAAAATATACCTGAGATCCCTCAGCACATTAAAGACCTTTACAGGACAGTGTGGGAAATCTCACAAAAAGCAATTATCGATATGGCGGCTGACAGAGGTGCATACATCTGCCAGAGCCAGAGTATGAACGTACATATTCAGGATCCAAACTTTGGAAAACTTACTTCTATGCACTTCTATGCGTGGAAGAAAGGCTTGAAAACTGGTATGTATTATCTTAGATCAAAAGCTGCGGCTTCTGCGATTCAGTTCACGGTTGATAAGTCTGCCAAACAACAACCTGCTGCAAACCAACCTGTAGCAACGAATGAAGATCAAAAGCGCGCAGACATGGTCTGCTCACTTGATAATCCCGATGCATGCGAAGCATGTGGAAGTTAA
- the rpmA gene encoding 50S ribosomal protein L27, with amino-acid sequence MAHKKGAGSSRNGRESESKRLGVKIFGGQKAIAGNIIVRQRGTQHHPGQNVGIGKDHTLFALTDGIVTFKKGRNNRSFVSVEAEA; translated from the coding sequence ATGGCACATAAAAAAGGAGCAGGTAGTTCGAGAAACGGTAGAGAGTCGGAAAGTAAACGACTTGGCGTTAAGATTTTTGGTGGACAGAAGGCAATTGCCGGAAACATCATCGTAAGACAAAGAGGAACTCAGCATCATCCCGGTCAGAATGTGGGGATTGGTAAGGATCATACCCTTTTTGCGCTGACTGATGGCATCGTTACCTTCAAAAAAGGCCGAAACAACAGATCATTTGTTTCGGTAGAAGCGGAAGCCTAA